One stretch of Dokdonia sp. Hel_I_53 DNA includes these proteins:
- the xerD gene encoding site-specific tyrosine recombinase XerD encodes MKWEHALKDYKNYLRIERGLSENTIVNYSRDLKRLVQHLEQMDISRSPLQINKEDIQEFVYHIAKELQPRSQARIISGLKGFFTYLVFEDYRDDNPLDLIESPKTGRKLPDTLAEEEIDQLINAINLGSPQGERNRAILETLYSCGLRVTELITLKLSDLYFEEGFINVFGKGDKQRFVPISEHTQNYINIYIHKIRSHIDIKQESVDIVFLNRRGSGLTRAMIFTIIKNLAIKAGIKKTISPHTFRHSFATHLLQNGADLRSIQQMLGHESITTTEVYMHLDRNDLAKAMQDFHPRGKQHLS; translated from the coding sequence GTGAAATGGGAGCATGCTTTAAAAGACTATAAAAATTATCTACGTATAGAACGTGGACTGTCTGAGAATACCATTGTCAATTATTCTAGGGATTTAAAAAGATTAGTACAGCATCTTGAGCAAATGGACATTAGCCGCAGCCCATTACAAATCAACAAAGAAGATATTCAAGAATTTGTTTATCATATTGCAAAGGAACTGCAACCCAGATCACAAGCTAGAATTATTTCTGGCCTTAAAGGATTTTTTACATACCTAGTTTTTGAAGATTACAGAGATGATAACCCTTTAGATCTCATCGAGTCCCCTAAAACAGGAAGAAAACTACCAGACACTCTTGCAGAAGAAGAAATTGACCAACTTATCAACGCCATTAATTTAGGGTCTCCTCAAGGCGAGCGTAATCGTGCGATACTAGAAACGTTATATTCTTGTGGACTTAGAGTAACAGAGTTAATAACCTTAAAACTATCAGATTTATATTTTGAAGAAGGATTTATTAATGTTTTCGGCAAAGGAGATAAACAGCGCTTTGTACCCATAAGTGAGCATACACAGAATTATATCAATATATATATACATAAAATAAGATCTCATATTGATATCAAGCAAGAAAGTGTAGATATTGTATTTCTTAATAGAAGAGGAAGTGGCTTGACAAGGGCGATGATTTTTACAATTATTAAAAACCTAGCAATAAAAGCAGGTATCAAGAAGACTATCAGTCCACATACCTTTAGACACAGCTTTGCAACTCATTTATTACAAAATGGCGCAGATTTAAGAAGTATACAACAAATGTTAGGTCATGAAAGTATTACCACAACAGAAGTTTACATGCACTTAGATCGCAATGATCTCGCCAAAGCCATGCAGGATTTCCACCCTCGCGGTAAGCAACACCTTTCATAA
- a CDS encoding ABC transporter ATP-binding protein: protein MGNLIEIRNIIRDFPLGQEVVHVLKGIDLDIDKGEYVAFMGPSGSGKSTLMNLLGCLDTPTAGSYILNGRDVSQMSDDELAEVRNTEIGFVFQTFNLLPRTTALDNVALPMVYAGMSKSKRNMRAEEVLTDVGLADRMDHKPNQLSGGQRQRVAVGRALVNKPSIILADEPTGNLDSKTGVEIMALFDAIHAAGNTVILVTHEEDIAEHAHRVIRLRDGIIESDERRPK from the coding sequence ATGGGCAACCTCATTGAGATTAGAAATATTATACGTGACTTCCCACTAGGACAAGAAGTAGTACACGTGCTTAAAGGCATCGACCTTGATATAGATAAAGGAGAATATGTAGCGTTTATGGGTCCTTCTGGCTCTGGCAAATCTACACTTATGAATCTCCTAGGGTGTCTAGATACTCCTACCGCAGGGTCTTACATACTCAACGGAAGGGATGTGAGTCAAATGTCTGATGACGAGCTTGCAGAAGTACGCAACACAGAGATCGGTTTTGTTTTTCAAACATTTAACCTCTTACCTAGAACCACAGCATTAGACAATGTCGCTTTACCTATGGTATATGCAGGAATGTCAAAGTCAAAACGTAATATGAGGGCAGAAGAAGTGCTTACAGATGTAGGCCTTGCAGACCGCATGGATCACAAACCTAATCAACTTTCTGGTGGACAGCGCCAGCGTGTTGCAGTAGGGCGAGCTTTGGTAAACAAGCCTTCTATAATATTGGCAGATGAGCCTACAGGAAACCTAGACTCCAAAACTGGAGTAGAAATCATGGCTCTTTTTGATGCAATTCATGCCGCTGGAAATACGGTAATCCTAGTTACTCACGAAGAAGACATTGCAGAGCATGCACATAGAGTCATTAGATTACGTGATGGAATCATTGAGAGTGACGAGAGGAGACCAAAGTAA
- a CDS encoding cob(I)yrinic acid a,c-diamide adenosyltransferase: protein MKVYTKTGDKGTTALFGGTRVPKHHIRIDSYGTVDELNSFIGLIRDQQIDNQSKNTLITVQNKLFTVGAVLATDPQKVLLKNGKERLNIPKISQADINLLETEIDSMEESLPQMTHFILPGGHTTVSHCHVARTVCRRAERLATALYEIEPFQEETLQYLNRLSDYLFVLARKLSKDLQADEVQWIPDKLD, encoded by the coding sequence ATGAAAGTATATACAAAAACTGGAGATAAAGGGACCACCGCTTTGTTTGGAGGAACACGAGTTCCGAAACATCATATAAGAATTGATAGTTATGGTACCGTAGATGAACTCAACTCATTTATAGGATTAATACGTGATCAACAAATTGACAATCAAAGTAAAAACACACTTATTACTGTACAAAACAAACTATTTACAGTAGGAGCAGTACTTGCAACAGATCCACAAAAAGTGTTATTAAAGAACGGAAAAGAACGGCTTAATATCCCAAAAATAAGTCAAGCTGATATCAATTTACTAGAAACAGAAATTGATAGCATGGAGGAGTCTTTACCGCAGATGACACATTTTATATTACCAGGAGGCCACACTACCGTGTCACATTGTCACGTAGCACGAACAGTTTGTAGACGTGCAGAACGCCTAGCAACAGCTCTTTATGAAATAGAACCTTTTCAAGAGGAAACCCTACAATACCTCAACCGTCTATCTGACTATCTATTTGTGCTGGCACGGAAGTTGTCTAAAGACTTACAAGCAGATGAGGTCCAGTGGATCCCAGATAAGCTAGATTAA
- a CDS encoding DUF2795 domain-containing protein — translation MYWTLELASYLSDAPWPATKDELIDYAIRTGAPLEVVENLQAIEDEGDSYDSIEEIWPDYPSDEDYLWNEDEY, via the coding sequence ATGTACTGGACACTTGAACTAGCTTCCTATCTAAGTGATGCGCCTTGGCCAGCCACAAAAGATGAATTGATCGATTATGCGATTAGAACAGGAGCTCCTCTGGAGGTTGTAGAAAATCTACAAGCTATAGAAGATGAAGGAGACTCTTATGATTCTATCGAAGAGATCTGGCCAGATTATCCTTCAGATGAGGATTATCTTTGGAATGAAGACGAATATTAA